A region of the Rhodothermales bacterium genome:
CCGTGCTCGACCTGTGGTCAGACTCCGTGCCGACCGGGCTCAGGGGGCTTTTCATGTGGATTGGAGTTCCACTGGCCCTGGGAGCTGCGTTGTACACCGCATTTCTGTTTGGCCAGGCTGAGGGTCGCGATCTCTGGCAGAGTGCTTTGCTTCCGGCTCACCTCGTGATCCAGGCAGCTATGGCAGGAGCCACCGTCATCCTGATCATGGGAGCCTTCGTCGCTTTCATGCCCGATGCGCTCCAGCTCGCAAAAGTGTCGTTCGCGATCGCACTCATCTTCGATCTCATCGTCATCGTCGCCGGCGAGTTCGGAATGCCCCATGCCTCGGAGGCCGCGGCTCGTGCCGCGCACGAGATCACACACGGTCGGTTCCGTACGTCGTATCGGCTGGGCGTGCTGATCGCGGGGCATCTTGTCCCACTCGGGCTCCTGCTGATCGGTGGTCCGGTTGTTCTGGCACTGGCCGGCGCCCTGTCGATTGTCGGTCTGTACCTGTATGAGTATGCATTTGTGATGGCACCGCAAGAAGTGCCGAACAGTTAGGTATTGCGCATGTCTCTCAAGGAAAATCGTGTCGAGCGCCTGCTGGCCGCACTGCTTCGAAGTCCCTACGCAAAAAAGGCGGCGCCCGTCGAAGCAGGAGGATTCGGACTGCCGCGGATCTCCACCACGACTAACGTCCCCGAGAAAGTGGACCTGACTACGGTCGTTCATCCTGACGGACGGAAAAGCCAGTATCCACCCGCCGCAAAATGGGATGACTGGACGGAATGGGATGGCAAGGCGTGGCCCCGAAAGATCGCGCGTCGATATATGCTGGTTCCAACCGTTTGCTTCAACTGCGAAAGCGCCTGCGGACTGCTGGCTTACATCGATCGAGAGACACTCGATGTCAAGAAGTTCGAAGGAAACCCGGCACACCCCGGAAGTCGAGGTCGCAATTGCGCGAAAGGTCCCGCGACGATCAATCAGGTCTACGATCCCGAGCGAATCCTGTATCCGCTGAAACGGGTCGGCAAGCGGGGCGAGGGGCGGTGGAAGCGAATCACCTGGGAGGAGGCTCTCAGCGAGATATCGGAGAAGATGCGTGCGAGCCGCGTGGCCCGGCGCGATGGAATTATGTACCACGTCGGTCGTCCGGGAGAGGACGGCTACACGAATCGCTGCATCCAGGCATGGGGCGTCGACGGGCATAACAGCCACACCAACATCTGCTCGGCCGGCGCTCGAGCCGGCTACGCGTTCTGGACCGGCAGCGATCGGCCCAGCCCGGATCATGCCAACGCACGCGTCATCTTGCTCATCTCCAGTCACCTCGAGACGGGCCACTATTTCAACCCGCATGCCCAGCGGATCATGGAGGGCATGGAGAAGGGTGCGAAACTGATCACGTTCGATCCGCGACTCAGTAACACGGCGAGCAAGAGCCACGTGTGGCTGCCGACGTGGCCAGGGTCCGAGACCTACATCCTGCTGGCGATCGCAAATCATCTGATCCAGAATGACCGGTACGATCGGGCATTCATGGAGCGCTGGGTGAACTGGAAGGAGTCGCTTGAACATTTCCGGGACCACCCGGAGCTCGCGCCCAATTTCAAGGTCACTAACACGTCCGACTTCGACGAGTTTGACCGCCTGCTGAAGCACCTGTATGCGGAATTCACCTTCGAGCGGGCGGCCGAAGAATCGCAGGTGCCGGTCGATCGAATACGGCAGTCCGCCGAATATGTCGCGGATTGTGACGGTCGGTTGGCGACGCACACGTGGCGCAGCGCCTCCATCGGAAACCTTGGCGGATGGCAGGTTTCCAGATGCCTCTATTTCCTGAACGTTCTCACCGGAAGTGTGGGTACACGTGGCGGCACCGCCATGAACGACTGGAATAAGTTCGTTCCCAAACCGTTCGACTCACCGCCGCCGTTCAACGCGTGGAATGAGCTTCACCTGCCGGTCGAGTGGCCGCTGGCCTTCTACGAGCTCAGTTTTCTCCTGCCGCATTTTCTCGAAGAAGGACGTGGCGAGGTGGACGTGTACTTCACACGCGTCTACAATCCGATGTGGATCAACCCCGACGGGTTCATGTGGCTGAAAGCACTCAAGGATGAGTCGAAGATCAAATGCCACGTCGCTCTGACGCCCACGTGGAATGAGTCCGCATGGTTTGCAGACTACGTACTCCCGATGGGACACTCGGGCGAACGCCACGACCTCATGAGTCAGGAGACGCACTCGGGTCAGTGGATCGCATTTCGGCAACCCGTACGACGAGTCGCGATGGAAAAACTCGGGAAGCCCGTACGGTTCACGTACGAAGCAAATCCGGGAGAGGTGTGGGAGGAGAACGAGTGGTGGATCGAGTTGTCGGCGCGAATGGATCACGACGGAAGTCTGGGGATCCGCAGGCACTTCGAGAGTCCTTACCGACCGGGCGAGATCATCACGGTCGACGAGTACTATGCATGGATTTTCGAGCACAGCGTTCCGGGTCTTCCGGAGAAAGCGGCCGCCGAGGGACTTTCGCCGCTGCAGTATATGCGGAAGTACGGCGCCTTCGAGGTGACGACCGATAACTACGAGCCTTACGAAGCGCCGGTGAAGCAGTGGAGTCGCAAGGATGACGACGGCCGGCTGCACGAGAACGGAAACATCGTGGGCGTCATGGCGGAAGACGATCCGCGTGTCGGGTTCAAGACGCCCAGTCGCAAGATGGAGTTCGTCAGTCGGACGATGCACGACTGGGGCTGGCCGGAACGCGAATATGTTCTGCCGTGGGTGCTGAAGAGTCACGTTCACCCCGACAACATTGACCGCGATAGTGGCGAGATGCTGCTGCTGCCGACTTTTCGTCTGCCAACGCTCATTCACACGCGCAGCGCAAACGCGAAATGGCTCTACGAGCTCAGCCACAAGAATCCCGTCTGGATCCATCAGGCGGATGCGGATCGCATCGGCGTCAAGACAGGAGAACTGGTTCGAGTCGAAACGGAAACGGGATACTTCGTCGACAAGGCGTGGGTGACGGAGGGCATCAAGCCCGGCATTATCGCCATGAGCCATCACCTGGGACGGTGGCGTCTCCGCGAGGACGAGGGTTTGAATCGAGGCAGTTCCAATCTGGTGGAGCTTGATGAAGCGGAAGACGGGACCCGGAGCCTGCGGGTCGTGCACGGTGCGACAGCCTGGGAGTCATTCGATCCGGATACGAGTCGAATCTGGTGGGAAGATGTCGGCGTGCATCAGAACCTGACGCACGGGGTACACCCGGACCCTGTTAGCGGTGCGCATTGCTGGCTGCAAAAGGCGACCAATGTGCGAAAGGCCGAGCCCGGCGATCGTCACGGCGACGTGCATGTGGATACCCGCCGCTCGATGGAGATCTATCGGGAGTGGGTGGCGCTGACCCGGTCCGCCGCCGACCACAGTCCGGACGGCAATCGAAGACCGCTCTGGCTCAAGCGACCCCTGAAGCCGGTGGCCGAAGCGTACAAGCTTCCGGTGACTAAGGGTTAGATACCCGACTCATTTTCGACGGAACGACCACACGCTGTCACCGAACGCCGACGCAACGCATGAGCCCCTCCGAATCCTGTCTTGCCCGATCGGCCGCCTACGATTTGTTGGCGCGGTTCTTTCGAAGCGGCCTCACGCAGCAGCTGTTCGATGAGATCGATTTGCTGCCGGGACTAAGGGATGCCCTGCCGGAGACGATCGATCCGGACGCGCTCGCGGCAGATCACTTTGCACTGCTGGGTCTCGACGTCTTCCCCTATGCGAGCGCATACCTGGAGGCGGACGGAAGGCCCGGCGGCACGACGACCGACTTCGTGAGTCGGATGGCTCTTTCTCTCGGCGAAACCGGCGTGAGTTCAGAATCATCCGATCACATATCGGCGGAGTGCGATGTGCTTTCCCGGCTATGCATGATCAAGGCCGAGATGATTGCTGGGTGTGCCGATCTGCCGCGTGTGGTTCGGCTTGAACATGATCTACTCGACCATCTATTCCAGTGGCTCCCCGTCTTCAAGCATGCGCTTGAGGAGGGTGGAGGCAGCTTGCATCGCGACATGGCCGAGTGGATGCTGGATATCGCGGTGGATCACAAACGCTCGCTTGCGTCCGCTGCGGACGAAGATGCGAGATTCCAGTTGCCTGAGCTGCCGGATCTGCTATCCGCGGAGAAGACGGGCCTGCGTGATCTCGCCGAGTACCTGTGCCGACCGGCTCTTGCAGGCATGGTCGTTACGCGCACTCGTGTAGAACAGATCGCTCGCGACCTGGGGTTGCCCCGTGGATTTGGCGATCGGTCGCTGATGCTGGGCAACCTGTTCGGTGCAGCGGGCAACTACGGCGTCGTCGCCGAGCTGATCACTGAGATCAAGGCTGTCGCGATTGACTGGCAACGTTACTTCGAGTCTCTGGAATCCTCGGAGCAGAACGTGCTTGCCGAGTCAGCACTTGCCTGGAGCGAGAGGGTGGGGGTTACGCTCTCACTGCTCGACCACATTGATCAGCGCGTGAGCGATATCGCAGAGTCGACCTAGGACTCTTCAGGCGGTTCGCCTTCTGGCTCCCTTTTGTCGGGAACGGTTTCCATGTACCGCGACGCCTGTCGAGAGCCCTCGAGGATATGCACGACAGCACGGTGAGGGCTCAGATACAAGTGGTCCTCTCCAAGCAGTTCAATGATCCCGTAGCGATTCATGACGTCGCGCACTCTACCCTTCACGCCGCCGAAATACATCTCCACGCCTCGTTCCTTCAGCGTCTCAATGACATTGGCAAGGACGGACGCAGCGGTTGTGTCAAGATCGTTGATTGTACTGGCATCGATCACGACCGCTCGGATGGCGTGGTCCTCGTCCTGACTCTTTTTCAGCAGAAGATCCTGGAGGAATTCCGCATTGGCGAACGAGAATGAAGCGTCGACCCGTAGGATGAGAATGCCCTCGATCATCTCTGCACTGGGATTGCGGCCCATGTCGCGAAAAGACCGGGTTCCCGGAAGGTGACCGAGGATGGCCACGTTTGGTCGACTGATGCGGTACATGATGGCTACGACGGAGGCGGCGATACCGATCAGGACGCCCTCCTGGATTCCAAACAGGATCGTAACGGCGAACGTCAGAATCGCGATGCCACCGTCGACCGCTTTGGTCTTGATCAGAAAGCGGAGCTCGCTGTAGTCGATCATCCCGAATGCTGCCACCATGATGATGGACGCAAAGACGGGAATGGGAAGGAAGAAGAACAGCGGAGTCAGGAACAGGAGGGTGAACGCGATGACGATGGCAGCCACCACGTTGGTCATGGCCGTGCGCCCGCCGGCTTGCTCTCCGACTGCACTCCGTGAGAAGCTGCCCGATACCGGTATGCTTCGGAAGACGCCGCCCACGACGTTGAGCGCTCCCAGCGCGAACAACTCCTTGTTGGCCCGAACGGTGTAGCGGTGTTTCGCGGCGAAAACTTTTCCGAGAGAAATCACGCTCATGAACTGAACAAGGGAAAGCGTGATGGCCGTCGGCAGAAGATCGCGCAGCGTAGAGAACGGAACGGCGGTGAGTTTCGGACTCGGGAGTCCAGTCGGTACCACTCCGACAATGTCCACGCCCTGCATGTCGAGTCGCAGCAACCAGACCGCCAGGGTGCCCAGTACGACGGCGATCAGCGGACCCGGAGCGATCGGCACAAATCGGCGCAGTATCACAAGCAGCACGATACCCACCATCCCTATGATGAGGCTGATCACGTGTACTTCGCTAATTCGTGCTATCGCGCCGTAAATCAAGTCGAAGATCTGTGGTGAGTTCGCGAGCTCGATCCCGAGGAGATTCTCGATCTGCGTCACGCCGATGATCAGTGCTGCCGCGGCGGTGAAGCCGGAGATGACCGGCCTGGACAACAGGTTCACAACGAATCCGAGGCGGGCTGCGCCCATGATCATCTGGATGATACCGGCCATCATTGCCGCGATGATGGCAAGACCGATATACTCCTCGGTGCCGATCTCGGCGTATTGAGAGAGTCCTGCTGCGACAATGACCATGTCGATGGCCGTGATGCCGATAGCCAGATGCCGTGAAGTTCCGAAAAGCGGATAGACCAGCAGGGGCACCAGTGATGCGTAGAGCCCGTAGATGGGCGGAACGCCCGCGAGGACCGCATACGCCATTCCCTGCGGAATCAACATCACGCCGACTGTCAGTCCGGCGATCAGGTCACCACGAAAATCGGTCCTGGTGTAGGTCGGGAGCCACGTGGCGATGTGAAACAGCTGGCGAATGCGGAAGAACTTCCGGATTGCGGATTGGTGCGATGCCGCTGCGTTGTCGCCCATGGCGCTTCGAAGAGGGCTCGTCGGATTCAGAACCGGTCGTGTTGAACCGAGCCGTCCATCAATAAATTGAGATATCCTGTTATAACAAGCTAAGCAATACCAGGTCTGCGGGCCTGTTGACGTTGAACAGAGACGCACCCGACAGCGGGACGGACTGCACAACGAGGCGGTCGAGCAGGCCCATCATGGACAGGTGACGTTGCTGCAGCAGGGCCTTTACCCTGGGAGCGACCGTCGGGCGGTAGTAGCAACCACATAGCGGATGTACCATTCCGTCGGCGTCGGTAGCCACGACGGCGTCTGTCGGCGGCGCGCACTGTCCGATGATCGCCTCCACATCGTCCTGGCAGATCCGCGGCATATCGCACGCAACGACGAAGACCCAGTCTTGCCGGGCGACGGCAAGACCCGCATCGAGACCCGCCAACGGCCCCATGCGTCGGTACCGATCTACGACGTACTGAGCGTCGAGGTCATAGCTCTGGTCATCTTGACGAACACTGATAATGATGTCGTCGGTTACAGATCGAAGCGCATCGTACGCGATTTCGATCATCGACTGGCCATCGATCCGGTGAGCGGCCTTATCACTGCCGAAGCGGCGACTCAATCCACCCGCGAGGATCAATCCGGAGATCGGTGGTTGCATAACGTGATGTGCGTTGCGTCTAGAGGCGGCTGGCATCGCCGGCTCCGTACCGTTGAACTGTCAGAGGTGCGAAATTTCAGATGCCTTAGTCAGAATCGTCGTCGACCACATCGTCCACCCAGCTGAGGGCTGCCATCATGCTCGGAAATCCCATCGTCGTGGTTGCCAGCACGGCGGCATGACGCACTTCCGCACGTGTACAGCCGAGATCAATAGCCTTCCGACAATGCGCGTGCACCGCTCCTTCGTGTCGCAGCCCGATCGCGATTCCAAGCTTAACGAGTTGGGACGTCTTTTCGTCCAGAGGTCCGGCGCCCATCGTTGCCTCACCGAGCGATCCGTAGGCCGCACCTACGTCAGGATAGTCCCTAAGAAAAGCGGTAAACCGCTTCGGAAGTTTCCTCATCTGGCAGCTTCGATGCGCATGATCTTTGGATGTGTAGCGCAGCCCTTGATGTCTGATGAACGACCGCCTAAAAATAGCTTGCGGAACGGAATCGAACCACCGCCACATGTTGGAGGTCGTCAGGCACGCAGGCCGATGTCACTCAGGTCTTAATACCGGTCACCGGCCTTCAAGTTCACGCCGATCCCGAATCGAACGTCGTGCGACTCCACGTCATAGGCCAGATACAGGATGAGTTGATCCAGGTTGCCGACCAGTCCAACCGCCAGGCTCGGGTGCGTCCGGGTGGTCTCCGTGCCCTCTTCCGTAATGCGGAGGCCCAGGCCGATCGATGGTTGAACAGGAGCATGAAAGAGATCCATGAATCCCGTCACGCCGGCGACGAGGTTCTCCGGCCCCCTCGTCTTCCCGAAGACCTGCCGATTCACGGCCACGTGGAGAAGGACACCTCCGTTTGGACGAACGCGTCCGGCAAACAGCCCGAGCGGCGCCTTTCCGTAGCTTCCCAGGTAGCCGAATGTGCCGCCCAGCACAGCCAGTCCACCCACGATCGCCGCACCCGCGAGTGCTGCCGGGAGAAGTCGGTCGTCGTCGTCGTCATCGTCGTCGTCTTTCCCGCCGCCGGGGATCGGGATACCTCCTCGACCGCTGCTGTCTCCCTTTCTGCGCGCGGACCGTCGTTCTTCGGAGCCTTCATCCGCTTCGTCTGTCGCGGGCTCGTCCGTTGTCGATTCGCCAGGCCGAACGTCTGTGTCGGACTGGCGGTCATAACCCCGTTCCGG
Encoded here:
- the sulP gene encoding sulfate permease → MGDNAAASHQSAIRKFFRIRQLFHIATWLPTYTRTDFRGDLIAGLTVGVMLIPQGMAYAVLAGVPPIYGLYASLVPLLVYPLFGTSRHLAIGITAIDMVIVAAGLSQYAEIGTEEYIGLAIIAAMMAGIIQMIMGAARLGFVVNLLSRPVISGFTAAAALIIGVTQIENLLGIELANSPQIFDLIYGAIARISEVHVISLIIGMVGIVLLVILRRFVPIAPGPLIAVVLGTLAVWLLRLDMQGVDIVGVVPTGLPSPKLTAVPFSTLRDLLPTAITLSLVQFMSVISLGKVFAAKHRYTVRANKELFALGALNVVGGVFRSIPVSGSFSRSAVGEQAGGRTAMTNVVAAIVIAFTLLFLTPLFFFLPIPVFASIIMVAAFGMIDYSELRFLIKTKAVDGGIAILTFAVTILFGIQEGVLIGIAASVVAIMYRISRPNVAILGHLPGTRSFRDMGRNPSAEMIEGILILRVDASFSFANAEFLQDLLLKKSQDEDHAIRAVVIDASTINDLDTTAASVLANVIETLKERGVEMYFGGVKGRVRDVMNRYGIIELLGEDHLYLSPHRAVVHILEGSRQASRYMETVPDKREPEGEPPEES
- a CDS encoding molybdopterin-dependent oxidoreductase, whose product is MSLKENRVERLLAALLRSPYAKKAAPVEAGGFGLPRISTTTNVPEKVDLTTVVHPDGRKSQYPPAAKWDDWTEWDGKAWPRKIARRYMLVPTVCFNCESACGLLAYIDRETLDVKKFEGNPAHPGSRGRNCAKGPATINQVYDPERILYPLKRVGKRGEGRWKRITWEEALSEISEKMRASRVARRDGIMYHVGRPGEDGYTNRCIQAWGVDGHNSHTNICSAGARAGYAFWTGSDRPSPDHANARVILLISSHLETGHYFNPHAQRIMEGMEKGAKLITFDPRLSNTASKSHVWLPTWPGSETYILLAIANHLIQNDRYDRAFMERWVNWKESLEHFRDHPELAPNFKVTNTSDFDEFDRLLKHLYAEFTFERAAEESQVPVDRIRQSAEYVADCDGRLATHTWRSASIGNLGGWQVSRCLYFLNVLTGSVGTRGGTAMNDWNKFVPKPFDSPPPFNAWNELHLPVEWPLAFYELSFLLPHFLEEGRGEVDVYFTRVYNPMWINPDGFMWLKALKDESKIKCHVALTPTWNESAWFADYVLPMGHSGERHDLMSQETHSGQWIAFRQPVRRVAMEKLGKPVRFTYEANPGEVWEENEWWIELSARMDHDGSLGIRRHFESPYRPGEIITVDEYYAWIFEHSVPGLPEKAAAEGLSPLQYMRKYGAFEVTTDNYEPYEAPVKQWSRKDDDGRLHENGNIVGVMAEDDPRVGFKTPSRKMEFVSRTMHDWGWPEREYVLPWVLKSHVHPDNIDRDSGEMLLLPTFRLPTLIHTRSANAKWLYELSHKNPVWIHQADADRIGVKTGELVRVETETGYFVDKAWVTEGIKPGIIAMSHHLGRWRLREDEGLNRGSSNLVELDEAEDGTRSLRVVHGATAWESFDPDTSRIWWEDVGVHQNLTHGVHPDPVSGAHCWLQKATNVRKAEPGDRHGDVHVDTRRSMEIYREWVALTRSAADHSPDGNRRPLWLKRPLKPVAEAYKLPVTKG
- a CDS encoding molybdenum cofactor guanylyltransferase, which produces MQPPISGLILAGGLSRRFGSDKAAHRIDGQSMIEIAYDALRSVTDDIIISVRQDDQSYDLDAQYVVDRYRRMGPLAGLDAGLAVARQDWVFVVACDMPRICQDDVEAIIGQCAPPTDAVVATDADGMVHPLCGCYYRPTVAPRVKALLQQRHLSMMGLLDRLVVQSVPLSGASLFNVNRPADLVLLSLL
- a CDS encoding molecular chaperone TorD family protein — its product is MSPSESCLARSAAYDLLARFFRSGLTQQLFDEIDLLPGLRDALPETIDPDALAADHFALLGLDVFPYASAYLEADGRPGGTTTDFVSRMALSLGETGVSSESSDHISAECDVLSRLCMIKAEMIAGCADLPRVVRLEHDLLDHLFQWLPVFKHALEEGGGSLHRDMAEWMLDIAVDHKRSLASAADEDARFQLPELPDLLSAEKTGLRDLAEYLCRPALAGMVVTRTRVEQIARDLGLPRGFGDRSLMLGNLFGAAGNYGVVAELITEIKAVAIDWQRYFESLESSEQNVLAESALAWSERVGVTLSLLDHIDQRVSDIAEST
- a CDS encoding carboxymuconolactone decarboxylase family protein, with translation MRKLPKRFTAFLRDYPDVGAAYGSLGEATMGAGPLDEKTSQLVKLGIAIGLRHEGAVHAHCRKAIDLGCTRAEVRHAAVLATTTMGFPSMMAALSWVDDVVDDDSD